In a genomic window of Vicia villosa cultivar HV-30 ecotype Madison, WI unplaced genomic scaffold, Vvil1.0 ctg.000073F_1_1, whole genome shotgun sequence:
- the LOC131623518 gene encoding protein RER1B-like produces the protein MEGTGGSSASAAAAQPVNQRLQEFSKLFQYYLDKSTPHSTYRWIGTFVIASIYLLRVFYIQGFYIVSYGLGIYMLNLLIGFLSPLVDPEMEPSDGPLLPTKGSDEFKPFIRRLPEFKFWYSFTKAFLIAFLMTFFSVFDVPVFWPILLCYWVVLFVLTMRRQIAHMIKYRYIPFNLGKQKYGGKKSSGSSIGSRAD, from the exons ATGGAAGGAACTGGAGGCAGCAGTGCCTCTGCTGCTGCTGCGCAACCTGTGAATCAACGGTTGCAGGAATTTTCGAAGCTATTTCAATATTATTTGGATAAATCTACGCCGCACTCGACGTATAGATGGATTGGGACTTTTGTTATTGCATCTATATATCTTTTGAGGGTTTTTTATATTCAAGGATTTTACATTGTGTCTTATGGACTGGGAATCTATATGCTGAATCTGTTGATTGGGTTTCTCTCACCTTTGGTTGATCCTGAGATGGAGCCTTCTGATGGACCCTTGCTACCAACTAAAGGGTCGGATGAGTTCAAACCGTTCATCCGCCGACTTCCTGAGTTTAAGTTCTG GTATTCTTTCACAAAAGCTTTCCTAATTGCATTTTTGATGACTTTCTTCTCTGTATTTGACGTTCCTGTATTCTGGCCAATATTACTCTGCTACTGGGTTGTTCTGTTTGTCCTTACAATGAGGCGCCAGATTGCACACATGATCAAATACAGATATATTCCATTCAACTTGGGAAAACAG AAATACGGTGGGAAGAAATCTTCTGGAAGTAGCATTGGCTCTCGGGCAGACTGA